The Fervidibacillus albus genome contains a region encoding:
- a CDS encoding ABC-2 family transporter protein: MFTAKRNIDLFKHFSAIHFKKMRYFGMNTITELITNILFIVMNILFWQTIYNYQLNLSWTYQQMLVFLAYGELFYAFKNGFFQATTKFWVLIVTGKIDAYLIRPVNPVYRIIIANMDFMELVKGSFMFVFLLIISKVNFHFSFLVFSIIICFIATFIYSLIELILGYLSFQFGKIEVVFELIDSLVRFNKYPLNILPKGFFYFFIFGLPLAFISTFPALITIDQLKLSTCLYLFLLSVLLLFFWLGLHQFFWQRGLKSYESYNG; the protein is encoded by the coding sequence ATGTTTACAGCAAAAAGGAACATCGATCTGTTTAAACATTTTTCCGCCATTCATTTTAAAAAAATGCGATACTTTGGGATGAATACGATCACTGAACTAATCACGAATATCCTTTTTATTGTAATGAACATTTTATTTTGGCAAACGATTTATAACTATCAACTGAATTTGTCTTGGACTTATCAACAGATGCTCGTCTTTTTAGCTTATGGAGAATTATTTTATGCCTTTAAAAATGGATTTTTTCAAGCGACAACAAAATTTTGGGTATTGATTGTGACGGGAAAAATCGATGCCTATTTGATCAGACCTGTCAATCCCGTATATCGTATTATAATTGCTAATATGGATTTTATGGAATTGGTGAAAGGTAGCTTCATGTTTGTCTTTTTACTTATCATTTCCAAAGTAAATTTTCATTTTTCCTTTCTCGTTTTTTCCATCATCATTTGTTTTATTGCTACATTCATTTATTCGTTAATTGAATTGATTTTAGGCTATCTGTCATTTCAATTTGGAAAAATAGAAGTGGTGTTTGAATTGATTGATTCATTAGTCCGCTTTAATAAATATCCGTTAAATATTTTGCCGAAAGGGTTTTTCTATTTTTTTATCTTCGGCTTACCACTCGCTTTTATTAGTACATTTCCAGCCCTTATTACAATTGATCAACTAAAACTTTCGACATGTCTGTATTTGTTTCTTTTGAGTGTCCTATTACTCTTTTTTTGGCTCGGCCTCCATCAGTTTTTTTGGCAAAGGGGGTTGAAAAGTTATGAAAGTTACAATGGATAA
- a CDS encoding ABC transporter permease — translation MKVTMDKLKIYFKIYLRYHTTYKANVMLKLVHLPINTFVIGMMWYVLYQTNEQLDLRYLIYYYICVFLITNCYPFARVVRNIEGEIFYGKVVTYFVRPVPYFIPKWMHFISWIVIYFSLSLPIFIILLFLSNIKIINFVSFFIVLLVGLNIQFLFWYLIALFSFWLEKIIGLLRAVSVVQTICSGALIPLFMFSENVQKIIDLLPFKYFVFYPVNLLLQDVDGYNLLSILISEFLWILLLIFMIQVLWNIGLRHYQNNFN, via the coding sequence ATGAAAGTTACAATGGATAAGCTGAAAATCTATTTTAAAATATATTTACGTTATCATACGACGTATAAGGCGAATGTAATGTTAAAATTGGTCCATTTGCCAATCAATACATTTGTGATCGGGATGATGTGGTATGTTTTATATCAGACGAATGAACAGTTAGATCTTCGCTATTTAATTTATTATTATATTTGCGTTTTTTTAATAACGAATTGTTATCCTTTCGCCCGGGTAGTTCGAAATATTGAGGGGGAAATTTTTTACGGAAAAGTGGTTACATATTTTGTTCGACCTGTTCCCTATTTTATTCCAAAGTGGATGCATTTTATTTCTTGGATCGTCATTTATTTTTCTTTAAGTCTCCCTATTTTTATTATCCTACTTTTTCTTTCAAACATAAAAATAATAAATTTTGTTTCGTTTTTTATCGTTCTATTGGTAGGTTTGAATATTCAATTTTTGTTTTGGTATTTAATTGCATTGTTTTCCTTTTGGTTAGAAAAAATCATCGGACTTTTACGTGCTGTTTCCGTCGTTCAAACGATTTGTTCAGGTGCGTTAATTCCATTGTTTATGTTTAGTGAAAATGTTCAAAAAATCATTGATTTGCTGCCATTTAAGTATTTTGTATTTTATCCGGTCAACCTATTATTACAGGATGTAGATGGTTATAACTTGTTATCCATATTGATTTCCGAATTCCTTTGGATACTATTGCTCATTTTTATGATTCAAGTATTATGGAATATAGGATTAAGGCATTATCAAAATAATTTTAACTAA
- a CDS encoding ABC transporter permease, whose translation MNTFRFECKKIRKKKTTWLAFFITLIGIIGFYLFHLSAAENVRQQNIAWKDYLSQMFASNAETAALDKKKAEEAGDMEKAEEFHNMMVSFQKSSENAKQDKEYFANEDWAHLIERELRNLEAFKEDPNISSYAIEDQLISVFTLRATLEERQRLQKYGIAPFIQNTTGTNYLPTIYDDFSGITLEEWEKMTKRYGRFGFYFLYQLIQLFFLPIIVLIGVFLFGNGISSEAGKKKKGLHFYATLPFSKERLFFAKYASGLLYTLGFTFIMILTPLVISLFFKGLGSLKYPVLVYDGSEPNPYGSQYNALDPEKDTFHFIELQDYFLKVLFFSIILVIFLYSFYFLLSLFIKNPGINIILLGSMTFVGMKFFPKAYNPFTYMDIHKIITREIATIQFNPSIEYQTGIILLFVISLIITFISYWLFTHRMRLS comes from the coding sequence ATGAACACGTTCCGATTTGAATGTAAAAAAATACGGAAAAAGAAAACGACTTGGCTTGCTTTTTTCATTACGCTCATCGGTATTATCGGCTTTTATCTGTTCCATCTATCCGCTGCGGAAAATGTTCGCCAACAAAATATCGCTTGGAAAGATTATCTTTCTCAAATGTTTGCTAGTAATGCCGAAACAGCTGCCCTGGACAAGAAAAAAGCAGAGGAAGCCGGGGACATGGAAAAAGCAGAAGAGTTCCATAACATGATGGTGAGCTTTCAAAAATCGAGTGAAAATGCAAAACAGGATAAAGAATATTTCGCCAATGAAGATTGGGCACATTTGATTGAAAGGGAACTTCGTAATTTAGAGGCCTTTAAAGAGGATCCTAATATTTCTAGTTACGCCATCGAAGACCAATTAATTTCCGTTTTTACATTGCGAGCTACATTAGAGGAAAGACAACGATTACAAAAATACGGTATCGCTCCTTTTATACAAAATACTACAGGTACAAATTATCTTCCGACGATTTATGATGACTTTTCCGGAATTACTTTGGAAGAATGGGAGAAAATGACAAAACGGTATGGAAGATTCGGCTTTTACTTTTTATATCAGCTGATTCAGCTTTTCTTTCTTCCCATTATTGTTCTCATCGGTGTCTTTCTTTTCGGAAATGGTATTTCATCGGAAGCAGGAAAAAAGAAAAAGGGACTGCATTTTTACGCCACCTTGCCCTTTTCAAAGGAACGCTTATTTTTCGCAAAATATGCAAGTGGCTTACTTTATACGCTCGGTTTTACGTTCATTATGATACTTACACCCCTTGTCATCAGCTTATTTTTCAAAGGTTTAGGGAGTTTAAAGTATCCGGTTCTCGTTTATGACGGATCCGAGCCGAACCCATACGGTAGTCAATACAACGCGTTAGATCCAGAGAAAGATACATTTCATTTCATCGAACTGCAAGACTATTTTTTAAAGGTACTTTTCTTTTCAATTATTCTCGTTATTTTTCTATATTCCTTTTATTTCCTTTTATCATTATTCATTAAAAATCCAGGAATCAATATCATTCTTCTCGGTTCGATGACCTTTGTCGGAATGAAATTTTTCCCGAAGGCGTACAACCCGTTTACTTATATGGATATTCATAAAATCATTACGAGAGAGATCGCCACGATTCAGTTTAATCCGTCCATCGAGTATCAAACAGGAATCATCTTGTTGTTCGTCATCAGTTTGATTATTACCTTCATTAGTTATTGGCTATTTACTCATCGGATGCGATTGTCTTAA
- a CDS encoding M20 family metallo-hydrolase, translated as MSDLLLWLEKVLLTLNVTNSMEQKNGFTRLAFSNEEKMAHEQFRKLANDLQLKAWQDEVGNQWALWEVDSKAPTIGIGSHLDTVIEGGGYDGVAGIACALGAIRELKRKKIKPKKNIAVLCFISEESARFGVSTIGSKTIIGDVDKQKWEKITDANNITIRQAMENYGIDWETFENAYCEDEKFESFIELHIEQGRQLEKRQKKIGIVQGISTPIRLKVTAIGEANHSGTTLMNERKDALVAISPLIQWISKEAIKRNEQSNHLFVATVSTVNVYPNAMNVIPGKVEFGIDIRSTDDELKKDFVHQMKSYCKKIEEQSQVEILIDVLVNEESVLLDRQIQDQLAQTCEKLRIPYLMMNSGAGHDVMNMAKRWPAGLIFIPSVNGISHHPKEYTPLSYLETGVHVLTTFLENEVRSSSL; from the coding sequence ATGTCGGATTTGCTTCTATGGTTGGAGAAAGTGTTGCTCACATTAAATGTAACTAATTCAATGGAACAAAAAAATGGGTTTACTCGACTCGCCTTCTCCAATGAGGAAAAAATGGCCCATGAACAATTTCGGAAGCTGGCAAATGATTTGCAGTTAAAAGCTTGGCAAGATGAAGTCGGAAATCAATGGGCTTTATGGGAAGTTGATTCGAAGGCACCGACGATCGGTATCGGTTCTCATTTAGATACGGTAATCGAAGGGGGTGGGTATGATGGAGTGGCTGGAATTGCATGTGCTTTGGGGGCCATTCGTGAATTAAAGCGTAAAAAAATAAAACCGAAGAAAAACATTGCCGTTCTTTGTTTCATTTCTGAAGAATCGGCAAGGTTTGGCGTATCTACAATTGGAAGTAAAACAATAATTGGAGATGTGGATAAGCAAAAGTGGGAAAAAATAACAGATGCCAATAACATCACGATTCGACAAGCCATGGAAAACTATGGAATTGACTGGGAAACTTTTGAGAATGCCTATTGTGAAGACGAAAAATTTGAAAGTTTTATCGAATTACATATTGAACAAGGCAGGCAACTGGAGAAAAGGCAAAAGAAAATTGGTATCGTACAGGGCATTTCCACACCGATTCGCCTAAAAGTAACTGCCATCGGAGAAGCGAATCACTCGGGGACGACGCTAATGAATGAACGGAAAGATGCTTTAGTTGCTATTTCCCCACTCATTCAATGGATTTCTAAAGAAGCGATTAAACGAAATGAGCAGTCCAATCACCTGTTCGTTGCAACTGTAAGTACGGTGAATGTGTATCCGAATGCAATGAATGTCATTCCAGGGAAAGTTGAATTCGGAATTGATATTCGAAGTACAGATGATGAGCTGAAAAAAGATTTTGTGCACCAAATGAAATCGTACTGTAAAAAAATAGAGGAACAAAGTCAAGTTGAAATATTGATCGATGTCCTTGTTAATGAAGAGTCCGTTCTTTTAGATCGACAAATTCAAGATCAATTAGCTCAAACGTGTGAAAAATTGAGAATTCCCTATCTTATGATGAATAGCGGTGCAGGACATGACGTGATGAATATGGCAAAAAGATGGCCAGCAGGTTTAATTTTTATTCCATCGGTCAATGGAATCAGTCACCATCCAAAGGAGTATACACCGCTTTCCTATTTAGAAACGGGTGTACATGTATTAACCACCTTTTTAGAAAATGAAGTTAGGAGTAGTTCCCTGTGA
- a CDS encoding M20 family metallopeptidase, whose amino-acid sequence MKEFVEKYLKENKEYFEKVSEFIFHHPETRFEEYESATFLASECEKQGFTVERNVGNIETAFVATYGTGKPIIGFLGEYDALSGLGQKPNTFSYQPTEKDVGHGCGHNLLGTGAFAAACAMKAYLEANHLKGTVKFFGCPGEEGGSGKTFMVREGVFDDVDVALTWHPSSTNSIMSLSSLANYQVYFRFKGTPSHAANSPHLGRSALDAVELMNIGVNYLREHIIEEARIHYAVTNTGGISPNVVQSNAEVLYLIRAPKISEVDNIYKRVCKIAEGAALMTETEVSIEFDKACSNYVPNRRLEKIMYEKLVETGVEPFTEEEKEFAEKMWNTFTEEEKSNYIETIKGFGYVGDGKELKGKYLFDTISPYCESKEILKGSTDVGDVSWVVPTAQLSTATSVLGTTLHSWQMTAQGLTTIANKGMMRAAQSMALTGLTLIQSPEDFQKVKEEFEIFKKENPYTCPIPKDVKPSKLNLKK is encoded by the coding sequence ATGAAGGAGTTTGTTGAGAAATATTTAAAAGAAAACAAGGAATACTTTGAGAAGGTTTCTGAGTTTATTTTTCATCATCCGGAAACGAGATTTGAAGAATATGAATCTGCTACATTTTTGGCTTCCGAATGCGAAAAACAAGGGTTTACTGTAGAGCGCAATGTAGGAAATATTGAAACGGCATTTGTAGCCACCTACGGAACGGGAAAACCGATCATTGGATTTTTAGGAGAATATGACGCTCTTTCCGGTTTAGGCCAAAAACCGAATACATTTTCTTATCAACCGACAGAAAAAGACGTTGGTCACGGATGCGGTCATAATTTACTCGGTACGGGCGCATTTGCAGCCGCTTGTGCGATGAAAGCATACTTAGAAGCAAATCATTTGAAAGGTACTGTGAAATTTTTTGGATGCCCAGGAGAAGAGGGAGGATCTGGGAAAACGTTCATGGTGAGAGAAGGAGTTTTCGACGATGTGGATGTGGCATTAACATGGCATCCCTCATCGACAAATTCAATCATGAGCTTATCGAGTCTTGCAAATTACCAAGTATATTTTCGTTTTAAAGGAACACCATCCCACGCAGCGAACTCCCCACATTTAGGAAGAAGTGCTTTAGATGCAGTGGAGTTAATGAACATCGGGGTGAATTATTTACGGGAACACATTATCGAAGAAGCACGTATTCATTATGCTGTGACGAATACGGGAGGAATTTCGCCAAATGTCGTTCAATCCAACGCAGAAGTTCTTTATTTAATTCGCGCACCAAAAATTTCAGAAGTTGACAATATTTACAAACGAGTTTGCAAAATCGCTGAAGGAGCAGCATTAATGACAGAAACGGAGGTTTCCATCGAATTTGATAAAGCATGCTCCAATTACGTGCCGAATCGAAGGCTAGAAAAAATCATGTACGAAAAACTCGTAGAAACGGGTGTGGAACCTTTCACAGAAGAGGAAAAAGAATTTGCTGAAAAAATGTGGAACACGTTCACAGAAGAGGAAAAAAGTAATTATATTGAAACGATTAAAGGATTTGGTTACGTCGGCGATGGAAAAGAGTTAAAGGGAAAATATTTATTCGATACAATCTCTCCTTACTGTGAATCGAAGGAAATTTTAAAAGGATCCACGGACGTTGGCGATGTGAGTTGGGTCGTTCCAACGGCTCAATTAAGTACAGCCACTTCAGTATTAGGTACTACTTTACATTCTTGGCAAATGACGGCACAAGGTTTAACGACAATTGCAAATAAAGGAATGATGCGGGCAGCACAATCGATGGCGTTAACCGGATTAACCCTCATCCAATCACCGGAAGATTTTCAAAAAGTAAAAGAAGAATTCGAAATATTTAAAAAGGAAAATCCGTATACTTGCCCCATACCAAAAGATGTAAAACCGTCGAAATTGAATTTAAAAAAATAA